A genome region from Nerophis lumbriciformis linkage group LG18, RoL_Nlum_v2.1, whole genome shotgun sequence includes the following:
- the LOC133618112 gene encoding uncharacterized protein: protein MCKVQILRVLMEQRLNAAVEEIFGLFERTITEYEEELSRTKEENKRQRQQLDAALEHNDGSHRADIQQVLLESEDEVFPEQQEWRSSLGRQEQEHPHIKEEKEELWEQLQEADVTMVPFTDVPVKSEDDEDKAQSSQLHYCQSEVNKGAELLTQHMTAEGDINHFGGSQADYAQPSYMTDMMSHSSETEDEDFKGDMRRQVDSKRFECSECERTFNRKESMKRHMVTHTGERPFTCSVCVRSFSLKQYLERHMMIHTGENPFSCSVCNNRFRDKFKLMVHMRKHAAERQRLTSSSTTGDYGIHYDGSQASSGFAPLSDMNDVMSHASDHDHSDNAKKPLESKKDSKGDMRHHTDDNLLNCSFCKKTFDKRWKWKRHMKCHTAKKPFSCPLCAKGFTQKSDMTIHMAVHTGEKPFSCAICAKSFAAKKYMAIHMRTHTGERPYACSCCAKRFTTKPQMDRHMMRMHPFSCSTCKK, encoded by the exons atgtgtaaggtTCAAATACTGAGAGTGTTGATGGAGCAGCGACTAAATGCCGCTGTTGAAGAAATATTTGGACTGTTTGAAAGAACAATAACAgaatacgaggaggaactttctcggACAAAGGAGGAAAACAAGCGTCAACGCCAACAGCTGGATGCTGCTTTGGAGCACAACGATGGGTCACACAGAGcag ACATTCAACAGGTGTTGCTGGAGAGTGAAGATGAGGTTTTCCCCGAGCAGCAGGAGTGGCGCTCCAGTTTGGGGCGACAGGAGCAAGAgcacccccacattaaagaggaaaagGAGGAACTGTGGGAGCAGCTTCAAGAGGCTGACGTCACCATGGTCCCATTTACTGacgtccctgtgaagagtgaggATGATGAAGACAAAGctcagtcctcacagcttcattaCTGTCAAAGCGAGGTAAACAAAGGGGCGGAGCTtttaactcaacacatgacaGCAGAGGGTGATATAAACCATtttggaggatcacaagcagactacGCACAACCGTCATATATGActgacatgatgtcacactcttcagAGACCGAGGATGAAGACTTTAAAGGTGATATGAGACGTCAGGTTGACAGCAAGCGCTTTGAATGCTCCGAATGTGAGCGGACATTTAACCGTAAGGAAAGCATGAAAAGACACATGGTAACGCACACTGGAGAGAGACCTTTCACATGCTCAGTTTGCGTGAGAAGTTTCTCTTTGAAGCAATATTTGGAACGACACATGATGATACACACGGGGGAGAATCCCTTTTCCTGTTCAGTTTGCAATAATAGATTCCGAGATAAGTTCAAATTGATGGTCCACATGAGAAAACACGCTGCAGAGAGGCAACGTTTAACTTCCAGCAGCACAACTGGAGATTATGGAATACACTATGATGGATCACAAGCAAGCAGCggctttgctccactgtcagatatGAACGACGTGATGTCACACGCTTCTGACCACGATCACAGCGACAATGCCAAAAAGCCTTTGGAGAGTAAGAAGGACTCCAAAGGAGATATGAGACATCACACTGACGATAACCTCCTCAACTGTTCCTTTTGCAAGAAAACGTTTGACAAAAGGTGGAAATGGAAAAGACACATGAAGTGTCACACAGCGAAGAAACCATTCAGCTGCCCGCTGTGCGCCAAGGGATTCACCCAAAAGTCAGACATGACCATACACATGGCGGTACACACGGGAGAGAAACCGTTTAGCTGTGCTATTTGCGCCAAAAGCTTCGCCGCAAAGAAATACATGGCGATACACATGAGGACGCACACGGGCGAGAGACCTTACGCTTGCTCGTGTTGCGCCAAAAGATTCACCACAAAGCCGCAAATGGACAGACACATGATGAGAATGCACCCGTTCAGCTGCAGCACGTGTAAGAAATGA
- the LOC133617479 gene encoding uncharacterized protein, with the protein MKWTWMMLLLGSSLAGTCSGWTYHHSSTTMNWSQARQWCRNTYTDMVVIQNQDENDKLVSVLPNKTSSPYYWLGLTGTRKDWTWVGNNSTWIGEESWAEKEPNNKHNVTVCVEIYVNNGENRGKWNDEKCRQKKYAVCYQAQCNDTICGPGRCREVANNFTCLCDAGLQGNTSHTAEQTPNDIVLAGTSFPSTSHSEQTPNDIVLAGTFPSTSHSEQTPNDTVLAGTSFPSTSHSEQTPNDTVLAGTFPSTSHSEQTPNDTVLAGTSFPSTSHSEQTPNDTVLAGTFPSTSHSEQTPNDTVLAGTSFPSTSHSVHCTHLAHPDGYLSCAEGNHTVNSTCRFKCHRGFLMIGSPEVTCGATGVWSSPGPACALIRNSPSVCNTHAAPGHDTANTKARPVPTALEHSQTMTAPLPDERLFRTTRVQNHPDGSRRFLRFHRLLLLLHLWPHEQKEET; encoded by the exons ATGAAGTGGACGTGGATGATGCTCCTCCTCG GCAGTTCTTTAGCGGGGACCTGCTCAGGGTGGACGTATCACCACTCCAGCAccaccatgaactggagccaggcccggcagTGGTGCAGGAACACCTACACGGACATGGTGGTCATCCAGAACCAGGACGAGAACGACAAGCTGGTCTCCGTCTTGCCAAACAAGACCTCCAGCCCGTATTACTGGCTGGGACTCACCGGGACGCGGAAGGACTGGACCTGGGTGGGGAACAACAGCACGTGGATAGGCGAGGAGTCCTGGGCGGAGAAAGAGCCCAACAACAAGCACAACGTGACGGTCTGCGTGGAGATCTACGTCAACAACGGAGAGAACCGAGGGAAGTGGAACGACGAGAAGTGCCGGCAGAAGAAATACGCCGTGTGCTACCAAG CTCAGTGCAATGACACAATATGTGGACCAGGGCGATGTCGGGAAGTCGCCAACAACTTCACCTGCTTGTGTGACGCTGGCCTGCAGGGAAACACAAGTCACACAG CTGAACAGACTCCTAATGATATCGTGTTGGCTGGGACTTCTTTTCCTTCAACCTCTCACT CTGAACAGACTCCTAATGATATCGTGTTGGCTGGGACTTTTCCTTCAACCTCTCACT CTGAACAGACTCCTAATGATACCGTGTTGGCTGGGACTTCTTTTCCTTCAACCTCTCACT CTGAACAGACTCCTAATGATACCGTGTTGGCTGGGACTTTTCCTTCAACCTCTCACT CTGAACAGACTCCTAATGATACCGTGTTGGCTGGGACTTCTTTTCCTTCAACCTCTCACT CTGAACAGACTCCTAATGATACCGTGTTGGCTGGGACTTTTCCTTCAACCTCTCACT CTGAACAGACTCCTAATGATACCGTGTTGGCTGGGACTTCTTTTCCTTCAACCTCTCACT CTGTGCACTGCACCCACCTGGCACACCCGGACGGATACCTCAGCTGCGCAGAAGGGAATCACACCGTCAACTCCACCTGTCGGTTCAAATGTCACCGAGGCTTCCTGATGATCGGCTCGCCCGAAGTCACCTGTGGGGCGACGGGGGTTTGGAGCAGCCCCGGGCCAGCTTGTGCAC TGATCCGCAACTCACCTAGTGTCTGcaacactcatgcagccccaggccATGACACTGCCAACACTAAAG CTCGCCCAGTGCCGACAGCACTCGAGCACTCCCAGACCATGACGGCACCACTACCAGACGAGCGGCTTTTTAGAACGACACG GGTACAAAACCATCCTGATGGCTCTCGCAGGTTTCTGCGCTTTCACCGTTTGCTGCTGCTTCTGCATTTGTGGCCTCATGAACAGAA GGAGGAAACCTAG
- the LOC133617799 gene encoding E-selectin-like: protein MEFCCGLFGKKFTSWSSLAFIFSMLCMQTSVECWSYFYSNNTMDWEQARVWCQERYTDMVAIQNQEEIAHLNSWLPKMPTYYWIGIRKVNSTWTWVGTNRALTAEATNWALGEPNNGKSGQVLGRSEDCVEMYIKRGSQPGKWNDERCEKKKTALCYTAACQKDSCVHGECVETINSHMCQCFEGFYGDKCEHVVQCSKDELTVPPKGSVDCTGKHGDFSFDSLCQYSCEDGYQLSRPGPLRCTASKSWSEPPPTCNVVRCSELSRPERGSMTCRDPVTSSGFQSSCVFACHEGYVLSGSQSLRCEASGSWNASQPTCVAVQCPALPGLDNGTVHCGEDPDVRFSYGSTCTFSCTAGYQMVGASTATCTSAAEWSETMPRCQAITCPAPDLPKRAQMNCTSSLLPSWTPYPQDTVCTFSCDEGFELQGALSAACTQSGLWTATPPTCLASTSQFNAITAGATIGGAVSLSTLSVVMWVLKRLRRKANKFELSSNSDIEDPPQVYKNSIDSLI, encoded by the exons ATG GAATTCTGCTGTGGATTATTTGGCAAGAAGTTCACTTCATGGAGCAGCTTGGCGTTTATTTTCTCAA TGCTTTGCATGCAGACAAGCGTGGAGTGCTGGTCCTACTTCTACTCCAACAACACCATGGACTGGGAGCAAGCCCGAGTGTGGTGCCAGGAGCGCTACACCGACATGGTGGCCATCCAGAACCAGGAGGAGATCGCACATCTTAACAGCTGGCTGCCCAAGATGCCCACCTATTACTGGATCGGCATCCGTAAGGTCAACAGCACCTGGACGTGGGTGGGCACCAACAGGGCTCTCACGGCCGAGGCCACCAACTGGGCCCTGGGGGAACCCAACAACGGCAAGAGCGGGCAGGTGCTAGGCAGGAGCGAGGACTGTGTGGAGATGTACATCAAGAGGGGATCGCAGCCCGGGAAGTGGAACGACGAGAGATGCGAGAAAAAGAAAACGGCCTTGTGCTACACCG CCGCTTGTCAGAAAGACTCCTGTGTCCATGGAGAATGTGTGGAGACCATTAACAGCCACATGTGCCAGTGCTTTGAAGGCTTTTATGGAGACAAGTGTGAGCATG TGGTTCAGTGCAGCAAAGATGAGCTGACCGTGCCTCCCAAAGGGAGCGTAGACTGCACCGGCAAACACGGCGACTTCTCCTTCGACTCCCTGTGCCAATATTCCTGCGAGGACGGCTACCAGCTGAGCAGGCCCGGGCCCTTAAGGTGCACCGCCTCTAAGAGCTGGTCAGAGCCGCCTCCAACATGCAATG TGGTCCGGTGTTCGGAGCTGTCGCGTCCAGAAAGAGGATCTATGACATGTCGGGACCCCGTGACCTCCTCTGGCTTCCAGTCCTCGTGTGTGTTCGCCTGCCATGAGGGCTACGTCCTGTCTGGCTCCCAGTCTCTGCGATGTGAAGCGTCGGGAAGTTGGAACGCCTCGCAACCGACTTGTGTTG CTGTCCAGTGTCCCGCCCTGCCTGGCTTGGACAACGGTACAGTCCACTGCGGAGAGGACCCGGATGTGAGGTTCAGTTACGGGAGCACCTGCACGTTCAGCTGCACCGCCGGCTATCAGATGGTGGGGGCCAGCACGGCGACGTGCACGTCAGCTGCAGAGTGGAGCGAGACGATGCCTCGCTGCCAAG CAATAACATGCCCCGCCCCTGACCTTCCCAAGAGAGCCCAAATGAACTGCACCTCCTCCCTCCTCCCATCATGGACCCCCTACCCACAAGATACAGTCTGCACCTTCAGCTGCGACGAAGGCTTCGAGCTCCAAGGTGCCCTCAGCGCGGCGTGCACGCAGTCAGGCCTGTGGACCGCCACGCCTCCTACATGTCTAG CTTCCACGTCTCAGTTTAACGCCATCACGGCCGGTGCAACAATAGGGGGCGCCGTGTCCCTGTCTACTCTGTCTGTGGTGATGTGGGTGCTGAAACGACTGAGGAGGAAAGCAAACAAGTTTGAGTTGAGCAG CAACTCTGACATTGAGGACCCCCCTCAGGTGTACAAGAACAGCATTGACAGTCTCATCTAG